A genome region from Methylohalobius crimeensis 10Ki includes the following:
- a CDS encoding tRNA (cytidine(34)-2'-O)-methyltransferase: MFEVALFEPEIAPNTGNIIRLCANTGCRLHLIEPLGFDLKEKRLRRAGLDYRDLTVIHRHPDLNALLEYLGSARLFALTTKAHRHYTEARFQAGDVFLFGPESRGLPEAVLNALSSERKLRLPMVPDSRSLNLSNTVAVTVYEAWRQQEFTGGG, from the coding sequence ATGTTCGAAGTCGCCCTGTTCGAGCCGGAAATCGCGCCCAACACCGGCAACATCATCCGCCTGTGCGCCAACACCGGATGCCGGCTTCATCTAATCGAACCGTTGGGATTCGATTTGAAGGAAAAAAGGCTGCGACGGGCGGGGCTCGACTACCGCGACCTCACCGTCATCCACCGCCATCCCGACTTGAACGCGTTGCTGGAATACTTGGGATCGGCGCGTTTATTCGCACTCACCACCAAGGCCCACCGCCACTACACCGAGGCGCGTTTCCAGGCCGGAGACGTATTTCTGTTCGGCCCGGAGAGCCGGGGATTGCCGGAAGCGGTTTTGAATGCCCTTTCCTCCGAGCGAAAACTGCGCTTGCCGATGGTGCCGGACAGTCGCAGTCTCAATCTTTCCAACACGGTGGCGGTGACCGTCTACGAAGCCTGGCGCCAACAGGAGTTTACCGGTGGCGGTTAG
- a CDS encoding DUF433 domain-containing protein has translation MSDWRKRITINPEQCGGRPCIRGMRIRVIDILDLLASGLSPDQVREELPDLEPEDITAALKFAAQKLDHPMLAA, from the coding sequence ATGTCTGATTGGCGTAAACGTATCACCATAAACCCGGAGCAATGTGGCGGACGCCCCTGTATCCGGGGCATGAGGATACGGGTGATCGATATTCTCGACCTCTTGGCGTCAGGCCTGTCCCCGGATCAGGTGCGAGAAGAGTTGCCGGACTTGGAACCTGAAGACATCACCGCCGCACTGAAATTCGCCGCCCAGAAACTAGATCACCCAATGCTCGCTGCATGA
- a CDS encoding TRZ/ATZ family hydrolase has product MESIDTLIFAGWIIPVVPRQRLLTDAAVAVRAGRIVAVCSRDEAQRRFRATETVHLPDHALIPGLINAHTHAAMALMRGIADDLPLMEWLSEHIWPREMRWVDEDFVAAGTRLAVAEMLRGGTTCFSDMYFFPDVTARVVRETGMRAAVGLIFVDFPTPWARSPEEYVAKNRDLYRTCPPDDHIAWLLAPHAPYSVSDELFREVGTMADEYDLKVHVHLHETGIEIEESLARFGERPLARMGRLGLLNQGLIGAHMIHLEDSEIERVAAAGCGAVHCPESNLKLASGFCPAARLDEAGIALALGTDGAASNNDLDMFGEMRTAALLAKGVAENPEALPAPRALEMATIEGARVLGMEDRIGSLEPGKWADMTAVDLSQPETRPLFDPVSQIVYSACRQQVTDVWVGGERLLAKRRLTKLDWSALRAEVADWQTRLIQPLET; this is encoded by the coding sequence ATGGAGTCGATCGACACGCTCATTTTTGCCGGATGGATTATACCGGTGGTTCCCCGTCAGCGGCTACTGACCGATGCCGCCGTCGCCGTACGCGCCGGTCGAATCGTAGCGGTGTGCAGCCGTGATGAGGCACAGCGCCGTTTCCGGGCGACGGAAACCGTACATCTGCCCGATCACGCCTTGATTCCCGGCCTGATCAATGCCCATACCCACGCCGCCATGGCGTTGATGCGGGGCATTGCCGACGATTTGCCGTTGATGGAATGGCTGAGCGAACACATCTGGCCGCGGGAAATGCGCTGGGTGGACGAGGATTTCGTCGCGGCCGGCACCCGCCTTGCCGTGGCCGAAATGCTGCGGGGCGGGACCACTTGTTTCAGCGACATGTATTTCTTTCCCGACGTCACCGCCCGGGTGGTTCGCGAGACGGGCATGCGCGCCGCGGTGGGTTTGATTTTTGTGGATTTCCCCACCCCCTGGGCCCGTTCCCCGGAAGAGTATGTCGCCAAGAACCGCGATTTATATCGGACTTGCCCGCCCGACGACCACATCGCCTGGCTGTTGGCGCCCCATGCGCCTTATTCGGTCAGTGACGAACTGTTCCGGGAGGTGGGGACCATGGCCGATGAATATGACTTGAAAGTGCATGTGCATCTCCACGAAACCGGGATCGAGATCGAGGAAAGCCTGGCGCGCTTTGGCGAGCGCCCCTTGGCCCGGATGGGGCGGTTGGGGTTGTTGAACCAAGGCTTGATCGGGGCCCACATGATTCATCTGGAAGATTCCGAGATCGAGCGAGTGGCCGCCGCCGGTTGCGGGGCGGTGCACTGTCCGGAGTCCAATCTCAAGCTGGCCAGTGGATTCTGTCCCGCCGCCCGCCTGGACGAGGCGGGAATTGCCTTGGCACTGGGGACCGACGGGGCCGCGAGCAATAACGACCTGGACATGTTCGGTGAGATGCGCACCGCCGCTTTGCTGGCCAAAGGAGTGGCTGAAAATCCGGAAGCCTTGCCCGCCCCTCGGGCGCTGGAAATGGCCACCATCGAGGGCGCCCGGGTATTGGGAATGGAGGACCGGATCGGCTCGCTGGAGCCGGGCAAATGGGCGGATATGACCGCCGTCGACCTTTCCCAACCGGAGACCCGCCCCTTGTTCGACCCCGTCTCGCAAATCGTTTATTCGGCCTGCCGCCAGCAGGTGACCGACGTTTGGGTCGGCGGTGAGCGGCTATTGGCGAAGCGGCGCTTGACCAAGCTGGATTGGTCCGCATTGCGCGCCGAAGTGGCCGATTGGCAGACACGTCTGATACAACCCTTGGAAACATGA
- a CDS encoding L-lactate MFS transporter, which translates to MVPPAALSVHLCIGQVYAFSVFNEPLTRVIGISRSSPEDWKLTTLGWVFSLAILFLGLSAAFGGKWLEKVGPRLTMFIAACCFGGGFLISALGVSLHQIWLIYLGYGVIGGIGLGLGYVSPVSTLIKWFPDRRGMATGMAIMGFGGGAMIGAPLSVWLMDHFKSATSVGVMETFLVMGTLYFLSMCVGSLIIRTPPKNWRPAGWAAPAVRNGMITQNHVHIDQALKTPQFYLLWLVLCLNVTAGIGVLGQASVMIQEMFQGVVTAAAAAGFVGLLSVFNMGGRFFWSTASDFVGRKNTYFIFFVLGIAFYASVPSIGAAGNLVLFIALYAVILSMYGGGFSTIPAYLADIFGTKFVGGIHGRLLTAWATAGVLGPVLVNYIREFQVEQGVAKADAYNLTMYVMAGLLFLGFCCNLMMRSVHEKHHMKHAELDEPDGVFPREEAASAGPDSDQKAVGKKFEDEIAHSTAVKPLSLLWLMLFWLYVTVPLAWGIGSTLQKASALFN; encoded by the coding sequence ATGGTGCCGCCTGCGGCGTTGTCCGTTCATCTCTGTATCGGACAGGTATATGCCTTTAGTGTTTTTAATGAACCGTTGACCCGCGTCATTGGGATAAGCCGTTCCTCGCCGGAAGACTGGAAATTAACCACGCTGGGGTGGGTTTTTAGTTTGGCGATCTTATTTTTGGGTCTTTCTGCGGCTTTTGGCGGGAAATGGCTGGAAAAAGTAGGGCCTAGACTGACGATGTTCATAGCCGCCTGCTGCTTCGGCGGAGGGTTCCTGATTTCGGCATTGGGGGTTTCTCTCCATCAGATCTGGTTAATCTATTTAGGGTACGGCGTGATCGGGGGTATCGGTCTCGGCTTGGGTTACGTCTCGCCGGTTTCGACCTTGATTAAATGGTTTCCTGATCGCCGAGGTATGGCGACGGGTATGGCGATCATGGGGTTCGGCGGGGGCGCGATGATAGGGGCGCCTTTATCGGTGTGGCTGATGGATCATTTTAAATCCGCCACATCGGTTGGCGTCATGGAAACGTTCCTCGTGATGGGCACGCTTTATTTTCTTTCCATGTGCGTCGGATCTCTGATCATTCGCACGCCGCCCAAAAATTGGCGTCCGGCGGGTTGGGCGGCTCCGGCCGTCCGGAATGGAATGATTACCCAAAACCATGTCCATATCGACCAGGCTTTGAAAACACCCCAATTTTATTTGCTTTGGCTGGTGTTATGCTTGAATGTCACTGCCGGAATCGGTGTTCTGGGGCAGGCTTCGGTGATGATCCAGGAAATGTTCCAAGGCGTCGTGACAGCAGCCGCGGCCGCCGGATTTGTCGGACTGCTCAGCGTGTTCAATATGGGAGGGCGGTTTTTTTGGTCCACCGCCTCGGATTTTGTCGGGCGTAAAAATACCTACTTCATCTTCTTCGTTCTCGGCATCGCTTTCTATGCCTCGGTGCCTTCCATAGGCGCGGCCGGCAATTTGGTGTTATTCATCGCGTTGTATGCGGTCATTTTAAGCATGTACGGCGGCGGCTTTTCCACGATCCCCGCATATTTGGCCGATATTTTCGGGACCAAATTTGTCGGTGGCATTCACGGCCGGTTGTTGACCGCGTGGGCCACTGCCGGCGTTCTAGGGCCTGTGTTGGTGAATTATATTCGAGAGTTTCAGGTCGAGCAGGGCGTTGCCAAGGCGGATGCCTACAATCTTACGATGTACGTGATGGCGGGTCTTTTATTCCTTGGCTTTTGCTGCAATCTGATGATGCGTTCCGTTCATGAAAAGCATCATATGAAGCACGCAGAATTGGATGAACCGGATGGCGTTTTCCCCCGGGAAGAAGCCGCGTCCGCCGGTCCAGACTCGGACCAAAAAGCGGTCGGAAAAAAATTCGAAGACGAGATCGCGCATTCAACCGCCGTAAAACCGCTTAGCCTTCTATGGCTAATGTTGTTCTGGCTTTATGTGACCGTTCCCCTCGCATGGGGAATTGGGTCGACTTTGCAGAAAGCGAGTGCCTTGTTCAATTAA
- a CDS encoding SDR family NAD(P)-dependent oxidoreductase, translating into MQRILITGIGSGLGKALAEYYLARDVQVYALGRHLPEDLKEHPRLHFQFCDLRGLERIDSAVRALLNGTETLDLIILNAGVLNAINDMTDIPVHELETVMTVNVWSNKVLLDTVIGLGLKVDQVVGISSGAAGNCNRGWNAYSLSKAELNALLKLYSRELENTHVTSLAPGIIWTPMLKKLIETTDTTRFPSVQRVKEADKLSPEEAAKLLDATFPKLKAYESGSFLDVRAL; encoded by the coding sequence ATGCAACGCATTCTGATTACCGGCATCGGCTCCGGGCTGGGAAAGGCGCTGGCCGAATACTACCTGGCGCGGGACGTACAAGTTTACGCCTTGGGCAGGCATCTGCCGGAGGATCTGAAGGAGCACCCCCGATTGCACTTCCAATTCTGCGATTTACGCGGGCTGGAACGCATCGATTCGGCGGTTCGGGCTTTGCTGAACGGGACGGAAACCCTCGACCTGATTATCCTCAATGCCGGGGTGCTCAACGCAATAAACGACATGACCGACATTCCGGTCCATGAACTGGAGACGGTCATGACCGTCAACGTTTGGTCCAACAAAGTGCTTTTGGATACGGTCATCGGCCTCGGCCTCAAGGTCGATCAGGTGGTCGGCATCTCCTCGGGGGCGGCGGGCAACTGCAACCGGGGCTGGAACGCCTACTCTCTCTCCAAGGCGGAGCTCAATGCCCTGCTGAAACTTTATTCCCGGGAACTGGAAAATACCCACGTCACCTCCCTGGCGCCGGGAATCATCTGGACTCCGATGCTGAAAAAGCTGATCGAGACCACCGATACAACCCGATTTCCGTCCGTTCAGCGGGTCAAGGAGGCGGACAAGCTGTCGCCGGAAGAAGCCGCCAAGCTCCTGGATGCCACTTTCCCTAAATTGAAGGCCTACGAGAGCGGCTCGTTTCTCGATGTCCGCGCCCTTTGA
- a CDS encoding glycogen/starch/alpha-glucan phosphorylase — MPVQPLVKSKPSSAVAELPSLGLEAEDIQADYKRHFNYTLGRDRSCQSAHYAYTALGLVVRDRLMERWKNTRRAYEESHCKQAYYLSMEFLLGRALGNAMLNLGITDSITEALHSLGLHLEELVEIESDAGLGNGGLGRLAACFLDSCATLQLPVMGYGLRYEYGMFRQHVENGFQVEEPDHWLRNGNVWELERPELVLRVRFGGRTDTTAHDDGRLKVRWVDTHDILAVPYDVPIPGYRNGTINTLRLWKSAATDEFDLEEFNAGDYPEAVAAKNMAEQITLVLYPNDASENGKELRLRQQYFLASASLQDVLRRWIWTRGRDFSDFADKNCFQLNDTHPSIAVAELMRLLMDEQGLEWAEAWDITSRTMAYTNHTLLPEALEKWPVRLFEQWLPRLLEIIYEINARFLGEVDKRWPGDMDRLARMSLIEEGHEPQVRMAYLAIVGSYSVNGVAELHSKLLSEGLFRDFYELWPYKFNNKTNGITPRRWLAWNNPDLSDLISEAIGDRWVTELNRLHELTPLASDARFQQCWDEVRHANKQRLIDFIFQESGVEIPANFMFDVQVKRIHEYKRQLLNTLHVIHLYDRIKRGDIENWTPRAVIIGGKAAPGYLIAKKIIKLINNVARVVNSDPDTEGLLKMVFLPNYRVSAMEVICAGSDLSEQISTAGKEASGTGNMKFMLNGALTIGTLDGANIEILEEVGEEHFFLFGLTAEEVAQTRGHYDPQAIISADEDLSRVMRLLEKGHFNRFEPGLFDDVIGAIKSPHDPWLTAADFRSYVEAQKRAAEAYRDRPRWLRSSILNTACSGRFSTDRTISQYNDEIWRLTPISPGS, encoded by the coding sequence ATGCCAGTACAGCCGTTAGTCAAAAGCAAACCGAGTTCGGCCGTCGCCGAGTTGCCCTCCTTGGGACTCGAGGCGGAGGATATTCAAGCCGATTACAAGCGCCATTTTAATTACACCCTCGGCCGCGACCGAAGCTGCCAATCGGCGCATTATGCCTACACCGCCCTAGGGTTGGTGGTCAGGGACCGCTTGATGGAGCGGTGGAAGAATACCCGGCGCGCTTACGAGGAAAGCCATTGCAAACAGGCTTATTATTTATCGATGGAGTTTCTGTTGGGGCGCGCCCTGGGGAATGCCATGCTCAACCTGGGCATCACCGATTCCATCACCGAGGCCTTGCACAGTTTGGGTCTCCACCTGGAAGAACTGGTCGAGATCGAATCCGATGCCGGGTTGGGCAACGGCGGCTTGGGAAGGCTCGCCGCCTGCTTCCTGGACAGCTGCGCGACCCTCCAACTGCCGGTAATGGGATATGGCTTGCGCTACGAATACGGGATGTTCCGCCAGCACGTCGAAAACGGTTTTCAGGTGGAAGAACCCGATCACTGGTTGCGGAACGGCAATGTGTGGGAATTGGAGCGCCCGGAGTTGGTGCTGCGGGTGCGTTTCGGAGGCAGAACCGACACCACCGCCCACGACGACGGTCGCTTGAAAGTACGCTGGGTGGATACCCATGACATCCTGGCGGTTCCCTACGATGTCCCCATTCCCGGTTATCGCAACGGAACCATCAACACCCTCCGATTGTGGAAGTCGGCCGCCACCGACGAATTCGATCTGGAAGAATTCAACGCCGGCGATTATCCGGAAGCGGTCGCCGCCAAGAATATGGCCGAGCAGATCACCTTGGTGCTGTATCCCAACGATGCCAGCGAGAACGGCAAGGAGTTGCGTCTGCGCCAGCAATATTTTCTGGCCTCCGCCAGCCTGCAGGACGTGCTGCGACGCTGGATTTGGACTCGGGGTCGGGATTTTTCCGATTTCGCCGACAAGAACTGTTTCCAGCTCAACGATACCCACCCCAGCATCGCGGTCGCCGAATTGATGCGTCTGTTGATGGACGAGCAAGGGTTGGAGTGGGCTGAGGCTTGGGATATTACCTCCCGCACCATGGCCTACACCAACCATACGCTGCTTCCCGAAGCGCTGGAGAAATGGCCGGTGCGGCTCTTCGAACAGTGGCTGCCGCGGCTTCTGGAAATTATCTACGAGATCAACGCCCGCTTCTTGGGAGAGGTGGACAAGCGCTGGCCCGGCGATATGGACCGCCTGGCGCGCATGTCGCTGATCGAGGAGGGGCACGAGCCCCAGGTGCGCATGGCCTATCTCGCCATCGTGGGCAGCTATTCCGTCAATGGAGTGGCGGAGCTGCACTCCAAATTGCTCAGCGAAGGCTTGTTCCGGGATTTCTACGAACTCTGGCCGTACAAGTTCAACAACAAGACCAACGGCATCACCCCGCGCCGCTGGCTGGCCTGGAACAACCCCGACTTGAGCGACCTCATCAGCGAGGCGATCGGCGACCGGTGGGTGACCGAACTCAATCGGCTGCACGAATTGACGCCTTTGGCTTCCGACGCCCGATTCCAGCAGTGTTGGGACGAGGTGCGCCATGCCAACAAGCAGCGCTTGATCGACTTTATTTTTCAAGAAAGCGGCGTCGAGATTCCCGCCAACTTCATGTTCGACGTGCAGGTCAAGCGGATTCACGAATACAAGCGCCAACTGCTCAATACCTTGCATGTGATCCATTTGTACGACCGGATCAAGCGCGGGGATATCGAAAACTGGACCCCGCGGGCGGTGATCATCGGCGGCAAGGCGGCGCCGGGCTATCTGATCGCCAAAAAGATCATCAAATTGATCAACAATGTCGCCCGGGTGGTCAACAGCGATCCGGATACCGAGGGGCTCCTCAAGATGGTGTTTTTGCCCAATTATCGGGTGTCGGCCATGGAGGTCATTTGCGCCGGATCCGATCTGTCGGAACAGATTTCCACCGCGGGCAAGGAGGCTTCCGGAACGGGCAATATGAAGTTCATGCTGAACGGCGCCTTGACCATCGGTACCCTGGACGGTGCCAACATCGAGATCCTGGAGGAAGTGGGAGAAGAGCACTTCTTCCTGTTCGGCCTCACCGCCGAGGAAGTGGCGCAGACTCGCGGGCATTACGATCCTCAGGCCATCATCTCGGCGGATGAAGACCTGTCCCGGGTGATGCGATTGCTGGAAAAAGGGCATTTCAACCGCTTCGAACCCGGACTGTTCGACGATGTGATCGGCGCGATCAAAAGTCCGCACGATCCGTGGCTCACCGCGGCCGACTTCCGCAGCTACGTGGAAGCCCAGAAGCGTGCCGCGGAAGCGTATCGGGATCGGCCGCGCTGGTTGCGTTCGAGTATTCTCAATACCGCCTGCAGCGGACGGTTTTCCACCGACCGGACGATCTCCCAATACAATGATGAAATCTGGCGATTGACGCCGATATCGCCGGGTAGCTGA
- the mtnA gene encoding S-methyl-5-thioribose-1-phosphate isomerase, with protein sequence MHDSPIPNIAADLADRVRPLRWTDAGLEVLDQRRLPDRTEYRLCAAADEVAEAIRTMQVRGAPAIGIAAAFGVVLAARRWFRENPERWKRLIEADLETLARSRPTAVNLFWALERMRRRIADLEYVPEPALLAEARAIHAEDIAANRKMGELGADLIGQANGILTHCNTGSLATGGYGTALGVIRSIWQRALAGSGDARPHIFATETRPWLQGARLTLWELVQDRIPATLICDSAAAFLMQQGRIQWVIAGADRIAANGDTANKIGTYNLAVAARQLEVGFMVAAPTSTIDWELPAGDRIPIEERDAGELLPEYYRGKERLAGAWNPVFDVTPKELISAIVTERGIVHPDQESLDKLRA encoded by the coding sequence ATGCACGATTCCCCCATTCCGAACATCGCTGCGGACCTTGCCGACCGCGTCCGTCCGCTGCGCTGGACCGATGCCGGCCTGGAAGTGCTGGACCAGCGCCGCCTGCCGGATCGGACCGAATATCGACTCTGCGCCGCCGCCGATGAGGTGGCCGAAGCCATCCGCACCATGCAAGTGCGCGGGGCGCCGGCCATCGGCATCGCCGCCGCCTTCGGCGTGGTGCTGGCGGCCCGGCGGTGGTTTCGGGAAAATCCCGAACGCTGGAAGCGCCTGATCGAAGCGGACCTGGAAACGCTCGCCCGATCGCGCCCCACGGCGGTCAATCTCTTCTGGGCCTTGGAGAGAATGCGCCGGCGCATCGCCGACCTGGAATACGTCCCCGAACCGGCGCTGCTGGCCGAGGCCCGCGCCATTCACGCCGAGGATATCGCCGCCAACCGTAAAATGGGTGAACTGGGGGCCGATTTGATCGGTCAGGCGAATGGTATTTTGACCCACTGCAATACCGGCTCCCTCGCCACCGGCGGCTACGGCACGGCCCTGGGCGTCATTCGCTCGATTTGGCAACGCGCCCTCGCCGGTTCCGGCGATGCCCGTCCGCATATTTTCGCCACCGAGACCCGTCCCTGGCTCCAGGGCGCTCGACTCACCCTGTGGGAACTGGTGCAGGATCGAATCCCCGCCACCTTGATCTGCGATTCGGCGGCGGCGTTCCTGATGCAGCAAGGCCGAATCCAATGGGTGATCGCCGGCGCCGACCGAATCGCCGCCAACGGCGACACCGCCAACAAGATCGGCACCTACAACCTGGCGGTGGCGGCCCGTCAGCTCGAGGTCGGTTTCATGGTGGCCGCGCCCACCAGCACCATCGATTGGGAACTGCCTGCCGGCGATCGCATTCCCATCGAGGAACGGGACGCCGGGGAACTCCTACCCGAGTATTATCGAGGGAAGGAACGTCTCGCCGGCGCTTGGAATCCGGTCTTCGACGTCACCCCCAAGGAACTGATCAGCGCCATCGTGACCGAACGGGGAATCGTCCACCCCGACCAGGAGTCCCTGGACAAACTGCGCGCCTGA
- a CDS encoding DUF5615 family PIN-like protein: protein MTEQFAIEAYSVKWLGYRDAADRVIFCAARKAGAVVMTKDSDFLRLLSEYGPPPRILWVTLGNTSNAHMRAVLKRVFPDAMHMLRLGETLIEICDR, encoded by the coding sequence ATGACCGAACAATTTGCTATTGAGGCCTATTCTGTCAAATGGTTAGGTTACCGAGATGCAGCTGACCGCGTGATTTTCTGTGCTGCACGGAAAGCGGGCGCTGTCGTGATGACCAAAGACAGCGATTTTTTACGGCTGCTGAGCGAATACGGCCCGCCTCCCCGAATACTCTGGGTAACGCTCGGTAATACCTCTAATGCCCATATGCGGGCAGTTCTCAAGCGAGTGTTTCCGGACGCGATGCATATGTTGCGTTTAGGCGAAACTCTCATTGAGATCTGTGATAGATGA
- the ubiG gene encoding bifunctional 2-polyprenyl-6-hydroxyphenol methylase/3-demethylubiquinol 3-O-methyltransferase UbiG, whose translation MTTSDNVHSEEIEKFGAKAERWWDPTGEFRTLHQVNPLRIRFIREYARIRGQKIVDVGCGGGILSEALAREGGEVRGIDLAPELLEVAELHALEQGVENVRYEGISAESLADREPESFDLVTCMEMLEHVPRPASVVAACARLVKPGGKVFFSTLNRNMKAYLLAIVGAEYVLDLIPKGTHQYDKFIRPSELAAWARAVDLEPLGIRGIEYNPLSRRFRLGKNLDVNYLIAFEKPL comes from the coding sequence ATGACGACTTCCGACAACGTTCATTCCGAAGAGATCGAGAAATTCGGCGCCAAAGCCGAACGCTGGTGGGATCCGACCGGCGAGTTTCGTACCTTGCACCAGGTCAATCCCCTGCGCATCCGTTTCATCCGGGAATATGCCCGGATTCGCGGCCAAAAAATCGTGGACGTGGGCTGCGGCGGCGGCATTTTGAGCGAGGCGCTGGCGCGGGAAGGGGGCGAGGTGCGGGGGATCGATCTGGCGCCCGAACTGCTGGAGGTGGCCGAGCTGCATGCTTTAGAGCAAGGGGTGGAGAATGTGCGCTACGAGGGAATCAGCGCCGAATCGCTGGCCGACCGGGAACCGGAAAGTTTCGACCTGGTCACTTGCATGGAAATGCTCGAACACGTGCCCCGGCCCGCTTCCGTGGTGGCCGCCTGCGCCCGCTTGGTCAAACCCGGCGGCAAGGTGTTCTTTTCCACCCTCAACCGGAATATGAAGGCCTATTTGCTCGCCATCGTCGGCGCCGAATACGTGCTCGACCTGATCCCCAAGGGGACCCATCAGTACGACAAATTCATCCGGCCGTCGGAGTTGGCCGCCTGGGCGCGAGCGGTGGATCTGGAACCCCTCGGGATCCGCGGGATTGAATACAACCCCCTCAGCCGACGTTTTCGCTTGGGCAAGAACCTCGACGTCAATTACTTGATAGCCTTCGAGAAGCCGCTATGA
- a CDS encoding SDR family NAD(P)-dependent oxidoreductase, with amino-acid sequence MLKERLTLPAPTGNTLSGRAILITGAAGALGRAAARACVAAGARVVLLDKDVSGLETLRDEILTAFPHADLGLFPMDLAGATPSDHQQLARILSDYTPALHGMLHNAAQLDCLEPLDCLSPERWFRSLQVNLNAPYLLTHSLLPLLKASGDASVVFTSDSGGRQANAYWGAYGVSKVGLEAFARILAEEWAAAGALRANVLVPGPVRTPIRHRAFPGESEKYLTPPDSLVKLYVYLLGPESRGQCGYTYIYQDEWHVLRSR; translated from the coding sequence ATGCTAAAAGAGCGACTGACCCTGCCGGCGCCGACCGGCAACACTTTATCCGGACGTGCGATTTTGATCACCGGCGCCGCCGGGGCCTTGGGAAGGGCGGCGGCTCGTGCCTGCGTCGCCGCCGGCGCTAGAGTGGTGTTGTTGGATAAGGACGTATCGGGTCTGGAAACGCTGCGTGACGAAATTCTGACGGCGTTCCCCCACGCCGACCTGGGCCTGTTTCCCATGGATTTGGCCGGCGCGACTCCAAGCGATCATCAGCAGTTGGCTCGAATCCTCTCCGATTACACCCCTGCGCTCCACGGAATGCTCCACAACGCGGCCCAACTGGACTGCTTGGAACCTTTGGATTGCCTTTCCCCGGAGCGCTGGTTTCGCAGTCTTCAAGTCAATTTGAACGCCCCTTATTTGTTGACCCACAGTTTGCTGCCGCTTTTGAAGGCCAGCGGCGACGCCTCGGTGGTATTCACTTCCGATTCGGGGGGACGTCAGGCGAATGCCTATTGGGGGGCATACGGGGTGTCCAAGGTGGGATTGGAAGCATTCGCCCGAATTTTGGCCGAGGAATGGGCGGCCGCCGGTGCCTTGCGGGCCAATGTCCTGGTGCCCGGACCGGTGCGCACGCCGATTCGCCATCGGGCGTTTCCGGGAGAGTCGGAAAAATACTTGACCCCGCCAGATTCCTTAGTAAAACTGTATGTTTATTTGCTGGGCCCCGAAAGTCGGGGCCAGTGTGGCTATACCTACATTTACCAGGACGAGTGGCATGTATTACGGTCAAGGTGA
- a CDS encoding HAD family hydrolase, whose amino-acid sequence MSGLRCILLDLDGTLLDTAPDLAFALNAVLTEEGREPLPLATVRPAVSHGARGLIRLGFGEDGDASARRMDRLISVYRKHLADRTRLFDGMAEVLQEVESQGMTWGVVTNKRRDLTLPLLDRLQLRERAACVVSGDDTSRNKPHPDPLWLACRQAGVDPAHCIYVGDAERDIEAGRRAGMGTVVARYGYLAPDARPEGWGADALVETPRQLSRIFRERASAIQPAGKSKVRKAAGEC is encoded by the coding sequence ATGAGCGGATTGCGTTGCATTTTGCTCGATCTTGACGGCACTTTGCTGGATACGGCGCCGGATTTGGCCTTCGCCCTCAACGCCGTATTGACCGAAGAAGGCCGCGAGCCGCTGCCGCTGGCGACCGTCCGTCCGGCGGTATCCCACGGTGCGCGGGGTTTGATTCGATTGGGATTCGGCGAGGACGGGGATGCGAGCGCCCGCCGGATGGATCGCTTGATTTCGGTCTATCGGAAGCACTTGGCCGACCGGACTCGCCTCTTCGACGGGATGGCCGAGGTGTTGCAGGAGGTGGAGTCGCAGGGGATGACATGGGGCGTGGTGACCAACAAACGCCGCGATCTGACCCTTCCCTTGCTGGACCGTTTGCAACTGCGCGAACGGGCGGCCTGCGTCGTGTCCGGCGATGACACGAGCCGTAACAAGCCCCATCCCGATCCGCTCTGGCTGGCTTGCCGCCAAGCGGGGGTCGATCCCGCCCACTGCATTTATGTGGGAGATGCCGAGCGCGACATCGAGGCCGGTCGCCGTGCCGGAATGGGGACGGTAGTGGCCCGCTACGGTTATTTGGCGCCGGATGCGCGTCCGGAGGGCTGGGGTGCCGACGCCTTGGTGGAAACGCCACGCCAGCTTTCCCGGATTTTTCGCGAACGGGCTTCAGCTATTCAACCGGCTGGAAAATCCAAGGTTCGAAAAGCGGCCGGCGAATGCTAA